The following are encoded together in the Lagopus muta isolate bLagMut1 chromosome Z, bLagMut1 primary, whole genome shotgun sequence genome:
- the LOC125686825 gene encoding tubulin polymerization-promoting protein family member 2-like, giving the protein MKEICVKRFKDKSPEEALEAVYGLIEGKEPSNVGTTRVAKVAGVERLTDTSKYTGSHKERFDESGKGKGLAGREDLTDNSGYVGAYKGAGTYDKTH; this is encoded by the exons ATGAAGGAGATCTGTGTTAAACGTTTCAAGGACAAATCACCAGAGGAAGCCCTGGAAGCTGTGTATGGCCTCATTGAGGGGAAGGAGCCAAGCAACGTGGGCACCACC AGAGTCGCAAAAGTAGCTGGGGTCGAGAGGCTGACGGACACTAGCAAATACACTGGCAGTCACAAAGAGCGCTTTGATGAGAGTGGCAAGGGGAAAGGACTTGCTGGCCGTGAAGACTTGACAGACAACAGTGGCTATGTTGGTGCCTACAAGGGAGCTGGCACTTATGATAAGACACACTAG